Below is a window of Halobaculum lipolyticum DNA.
CCACCCCCCGGCCCGAGCGCGCCAGCAGCAACAGCGCCCGGATCAGTTCGTCCATCCGGTCGAGCGCCCCCATCGCCGTCGAGAGGTGGGAGTCGTCGCCCGTCTCCATCGTCAAGTCGACGTACCCCTTCGCCACCGCCAGCGGGTTGCGGAGGTCGTGGCTCACGACGGAGGCGAACTCCGCGAGCGTGTCGTTTCGCGCCTCCAGTTCCCGCCGGTAGCTCACCGACTCCGTCACGTCGGAGAAGGCGGCGACGACGCGCTCGACGCCGCCGCCGATCCCGATCACCGGGGCCGCCCGGAGGTCGATGGTGTGTCGGTCGCCCGACGGGAGCGTGATGTTGACTCGCCCCGACGCGGACTCGCCGGTCCGCAGCGCCCGCGACACCGGCCGGTCCGCCTCCGAGAGCGGCTCCCCGTCGACCGTCTCCAGCGCCCACCGCTCGTCGAACCGCCCCCGCTCGCGGACCGCCGGGGCGTCGAGGTCGAGCACCGCCGAGGCGGCGGCGTTGATCCGTTCGACCTCGCCGCCGGCGTCGAACACGATCACCGGCAGCGGCGTCACGTCGAGTACCGCGTCGAGGAGGCGGCGTTCCTCGGCGACGCGGTCGGCCGCGCGACGGCGGGCGAACAGCCGGCCCAGATCCGCGACGACGGCGGCCGCGGTCCGGGCGAACGGCGGTTCGGACTCGGTCGGCGTCGCCGTCAAGAACTCCAACACGGCGATCGGTTCGGCGTCGGCGACATCGGCGTCGGCGACACCGCCGTCGGCGTCGGGCACGTCGCCGTCGGCCGTCCCCGCCGTACCGACCAGCGGGAAGGCGACACCGGAGGCGAGTCCGGCCGCCCGGGCGGCGTCGGCCCGGGCGACCGCCGCGTCCGGCGCCGAGAGGTCGCGGACCCACTCCGTGTCGAGGCGCTCCCACGCGCGGCCGACCGGTCCCTCGCCGCGGCCGACCGTCTCGCCGCCCGTCGCCGCCCGGACCGACTCGTAGCCGGGCGCCGTCCACGCGGGACCGCCGACGAGGCGGTCGGTCCCCTCCGGCAGCCACGCCTCGCCGTACTCCCACCCGCCCGCGCGACAGATCTCCCCGAGCGTTCGCTCGACGGCCTCCTCGAACGTGCCCGCGTCGGCCAGCGCGTACAGCAGCGATTCCCGGAGGTCGAGGGTCTCCCCCCCGCGACCCGACGGGTGGCTCATACTGGTGTGATAGCGCGACCCACGTATAAACACGGAGTCGGTACCGTGCGTCCCGGCGACCCTACTCCGCGGCGACGCCGGAGTTATATCGGGCGCACCCCCGCGTCACCTATGGACGAACACGGGACGCACCCGGACGGGCTCCGCGCGCTAACACGGGAATTGGTGTCGGTGCCGAGCCACGACGACCCGACCGCCGCCGGCGACGCCGTCGAGTCGTGGCTCCGGGAGGAGACGGACGCGACCGTCGACCGCGACGAGCACGGCAACGTGTTCGGCCGC
It encodes the following:
- a CDS encoding sensor histidine kinase, which encodes MSHPSGRGGETLDLRESLLYALADAGTFEEAVERTLGEICRAGGWEYGEAWLPEGTDRLVGGPAWTAPGYESVRAATGGETVGRGEGPVGRAWERLDTEWVRDLSAPDAAVARADAARAAGLASGVAFPLVGTAGTADGDVPDADGGVADADVADAEPIAVLEFLTATPTESEPPFARTAAAVVADLGRLFARRRAADRVAEERRLLDAVLDVTPLPVIVFDAGGEVERINAAASAVLDLDAPAVRERGRFDERWALETVDGEPLSEADRPVSRALRTGESASGRVNITLPSGDRHTIDLRAAPVIGIGGGVERVVAAFSDVTESVSYRRELEARNDTLAEFASVVSHDLRNPLAVAKGYVDLTMETGDDSHLSTAMGALDRMDELIRALLLLARSGRGVGDRRPVSLAAAAREAWANVAAGDATLVVGDDLPVVEADDVRLGQLLENLFGNAVSHGGAAPTVRVEALADGRGFAVVDDGPGIPADRREWVFEPGHSSDDDGTGLGLTVVRTIAEAHGWSVRVAATDGTAGARFEIRTAD